The genomic segment AGCATATCGACACAACTTTGTTTTTCATAAAACAAAAGAAGAGGAATGCATCCTGCGTTTTGACGGTGTAGAAAGTGCTTACCATGTGTGGATAAACGGAAAATTTGCAGGGTATAGCCAAGGCCCTAGGCTGACGGCGGAATTTGATATCACCGAATTAGTAAAAAACGGCGAAAACCTGCTGGCTGTCAAGGTTTATAAGTTCTGTGAAGGCAGCTATTTAGAAAATCAGGATATGTGGACATTTGCGGGGATTATCCGCGATGTCAGTGTAATAAAAAGGAATAAAATTCATCTTTCCGATTACAAAATTGATTCTTTGCTGACAAACAACTATAACGACGGTGCTTTCTCGGCTGAAATGGAGGTAGAAAACAACTCCGAAAAACAATGCGGACTGGTTTTAGAGGCAGAATTGTTCGACGGTGAACGGCTGGTTCTTTCAAAGAACGAAAAACTGACGCTGCAGCCGCAAAATAAACATTTGGTTAAAATAGAAGACTGCTTACCAAATGTGAACCCATGGTCTGCCGAGACACCTTATCTTTATACTTTGCTCATCACATTAAAGGATGAGAACGGCACGGTAATTGAGGTATATCCTCAGAAGGTGGGCTTCCGCAGTGTGGAGCTGAAAGACGGCTTACTATTGGTAAACTCAAAAGCAATTAAACTCAAAGGCGTCAATCGGCACGATTGGAACCAATATGCAGGCAGATGTATTACAACAGAGGATATGAAGCAGGATTTACTGCTGATGAAGAGAAATAACATCAATGCTGTAAGAACAGCGCACTACCCCAGCCACCCCGATTTCTTGAATTTGTGCGATGAATTGGGCCTTTATGTGATGGAAGAGGCGGACCTTGAATGCAACCAGATGGCATACATAAAGGGCAAGATGAACAAAATCAGTGAAGACCCAATTTGGGAGGCAACTTACGTTGAACGGGTAGAACGTATGATACGCAGGGATAAAAACCATGCATCCATCCTGTTTTGGTCACTCGGCAACGAGTCGGGTTTTGGGCATAATTTTGTGGCGAGCGGGCGGTTCGCCAAAGCGTATGACCCTACCAGACTGATTCACTATGAAGAAGACCGCGATGCAGTAATTGCAGATATGTATAGCTCGATGTACACACGCCACCATATGTTGGAGCAATGGGGACGTGACACCTCTAAGAAAAAGCCGCATGTCGTCTGCGAATATGCCCATGCAATGGGTAACGGCCCCGGGGGATTAAAGGAATATTGGGATATTTTCTACAAATATCCAAGGCTGCAGGGCGGTTTTGTTTGGGAATGGATTGACCACGGAATTAAGCAGAAAGACGAAAACGGAACGGAATATTTTACCTATGGCGGTGATTATCAGGACTACCCAAACAGCGGAGCGTTTTGCTGTGACGGGCTGATTCAAGCGGACAGAACACCTACGCCGGCTTTAAAACAATTGAAGAAGGCACTAGAGCCTTTAGCGTTTGGCAAATTGAATCAATCAACGGGTGATATCAGCATTACAAACCGTTACGATTTTGTTTCGCTCGATTACCTCAAATGTATCTGCAAGGTACAAAGCCTGGATACCACCCTTTTGGAAAAAGAAATTGACCTTTCAGGCATTGAGCCGCACAGCACCGAAGAATTAAAGCTGTTCCATCCCGATGAGCTGAAAATTCCCGAGGGTTACTCAGAGTGGTGGCTGAATTTAAGCTTTACTTACAAACAAAAACCGGAATGGCTGGATGATGCAAATCTTGAAGTGGCATTTCATCAGGAACTGCTGGAAACGCCAAAAATCATTCCCATGCCCCAGCCCACAAGCAAAACAATATCCGTTCAAGAGAAAAACGGAAAGCTGTACATAACAGGGCAGGATTTTGAAGCAGTGTTTGACCGCATCCATGCCAACCTTTGCGGATATACCTACCGCGGTGAAAAACTCATTGAAAAAGGGTATGACCTAAACCTTTGGAGAGCACCCGTAGACAACGACAAAAATGTGCGTTTGATGTGGGATGAAAAGATGGTTGGTTCATTAAAGAACATTGTAAACTCGGTTACTGTAGAATTTGATGACTGCCAAGCTGTAATTCGGTGCAGCCAGGTTTTTGCACCAATCGTAATGGAGTGGAAGATTTTATACAATTCGGTTTATACCATCAATGCCGCGGGCGTTATCACCATAAAGGTTGAAGGCGTTCCGGTTGGTACGCTCCCCGAGTGCTTCCCGCGAATCGGCTTGCGGTTTGCTTTAAACAAAGGGTGCGAAACAGTTAAGTGGTATGGTAGAGGCCCGCTTGAAACCTATTGCGACTGCAAAGAAGGAAATGCAATCGGGCTGTATCAAAGCACCGTAGATGAGTTTTACTTCCCGTATGTGGTGCCGCAGGAAACAGGTAATCGAGAGGATACGCGTTGGGTGGTTTTGTCGAAAAACAACGGCACGGCACTGTGTGCAGCAGCAAAAGATAAATTCGGTTTTAGTGCACTCTACTATACTGCCGAAGATTTAACAAAGGCAACCCATACCAATCAGCTTAAAAAGCAAGAACAGGTCATTCTATCCCTAGACTATGCGCAAAATGGTTTGGGCAGCGCAAGCTGGGGAGCAGAGACTCTGGAAAAAGACCAGCTAAAGCCGCTCCCGTTCTGTTTTGTATGGAAAGTGTTTGGGCTCGACAGCAGCGAAGCACCCAACAAACCCGAATTTGAGCGGGTAACCATAGAAGAATAGCAGCAGGAGCGAGCAAGTGACTGAAAAATCCATGTAAATAGAGTTACAAAGGAGAGAAGAAGTTTTGAGTAGTGACAATATCGGTATCCGATGCAAGTTAAGCAGAAGAAAAAGTATCATCACACAAAAAAATGCACCTTATTTTTTCTTGTTACCAATAGTAATTATCTTTTTGGTTTTCATGGTTTATCCTATCATCCATTCATTTATTCTCAGCTTTTTTAACTTTGAAGGCGGGCAATATCAGCCGATAGGTTTTCAAAACTATGCAACCATGTTTCAAGATCCCATTTTTTACAAGTCATTGGGGAACACCTTTATCTATTTGGTAATTCAAGTACCTATTATGGTTCTTCTTTCACTGTTTTTGGCTGTTCTTGTAGAACAGGATTTTCTGAAGTTCCGCTCCTGCTACCGCATCAGCGTATTTCTTCCGTCTATCACCGCTTTGGTTGCCTATGCAATTGTATTTAAATTGCTTTTAAACACCGATTACGGCTTAATCAACCATTTTCTGCGTGCAATCGGTTTTGCCGGGGTAGATTGGCTCAATACCGAATGGGGAGCCAGGTTCTCTATTATTATGGCAATTACCTGGCGTTGGACGGGCTACAACACCATTATTATGATTGCAGGCATTAAGGGGATACCCAACGAGCTTTACGAATCTGCCGACATTGACGGCGCAAGCTTTTTTAAAAAACTCACGAAAATTACAATACCA from the Hydrogenoanaerobacterium saccharovorans genome contains:
- a CDS encoding glycoside hydrolase family 2 TIM barrel-domain containing protein, with the translated sequence MKLTFDYRQEDWNNIEVLQRNRMQTRPMYCGYQDKEAALTFERINSGNYQLLNGMWKFFYSSTPLEIPDDFMNAEFDDSKWGEMPVPAHWQLNGYDSPHYTDAISLFPITDEPSIQIDNPTGAYRHNFVFHKTKEEECILRFDGVESAYHVWINGKFAGYSQGPRLTAEFDITELVKNGENLLAVKVYKFCEGSYLENQDMWTFAGIIRDVSVIKRNKIHLSDYKIDSLLTNNYNDGAFSAEMEVENNSEKQCGLVLEAELFDGERLVLSKNEKLTLQPQNKHLVKIEDCLPNVNPWSAETPYLYTLLITLKDENGTVIEVYPQKVGFRSVELKDGLLLVNSKAIKLKGVNRHDWNQYAGRCITTEDMKQDLLLMKRNNINAVRTAHYPSHPDFLNLCDELGLYVMEEADLECNQMAYIKGKMNKISEDPIWEATYVERVERMIRRDKNHASILFWSLGNESGFGHNFVASGRFAKAYDPTRLIHYEEDRDAVIADMYSSMYTRHHMLEQWGRDTSKKKPHVVCEYAHAMGNGPGGLKEYWDIFYKYPRLQGGFVWEWIDHGIKQKDENGTEYFTYGGDYQDYPNSGAFCCDGLIQADRTPTPALKQLKKALEPLAFGKLNQSTGDISITNRYDFVSLDYLKCICKVQSLDTTLLEKEIDLSGIEPHSTEELKLFHPDELKIPEGYSEWWLNLSFTYKQKPEWLDDANLEVAFHQELLETPKIIPMPQPTSKTISVQEKNGKLYITGQDFEAVFDRIHANLCGYTYRGEKLIEKGYDLNLWRAPVDNDKNVRLMWDEKMVGSLKNIVNSVTVEFDDCQAVIRCSQVFAPIVMEWKILYNSVYTINAAGVITIKVEGVPVGTLPECFPRIGLRFALNKGCETVKWYGRGPLETYCDCKEGNAIGLYQSTVDEFYFPYVVPQETGNREDTRWVVLSKNNGTALCAAAKDKFGFSALYYTAEDLTKATHTNQLKKQEQVILSLDYAQNGLGSASWGAETLEKDQLKPLPFCFVWKVFGLDSSEAPNKPEFERVTIEE
- a CDS encoding carbohydrate ABC transporter permease produces the protein MSSDNIGIRCKLSRRKSIITQKNAPYFFLLPIVIIFLVFMVYPIIHSFILSFFNFEGGQYQPIGFQNYATMFQDPIFYKSLGNTFIYLVIQVPIMVLLSLFLAVLVEQDFLKFRSCYRISVFLPSITALVAYAIVFKLLLNTDYGLINHFLRAIGFAGVDWLNTEWGARFSIIMAITWRWTGYNTIIMIAGIKGIPNELYESADIDGASFFKKLTKITIPMVKPIMLFVSITSTIGTLQLFDESYILTSGGPDNATITIGHYLYDTGFKFFKFGYAAALSYALVVIIGVLSLIQFKMTKGGEN